The Rubricoccus marinus nucleotide sequence CAAGAGGATGCGGCCCTCCTCGGGGTCGTAGAGCCGCGCCAGAAGCTTGACGAGCGTCGTCTTGCCCGCGCCGTTCTCGCCCACAAGCGCCAGCGCCTCGCCCGCGTGGAGCGTGAACGAGAGGCCGCGGACGGCCCAGTGCTCGCTCCCCGGGTAGCGGAAGCCGACGTTCTCGAACACGAAGCCTCTGGCGATGGGCTCCGGGACCGGCACGGCCTCTGGCGACGAGGCGACCTGCGGTTCGATCTCGAAAAACGAGAACAGGTCTTCGAGGTAGAGCGCCTGCCCGCTGACGGTCGAGAACGACGCCAACATGCCTTCGAGAAGCGCCCGCATCCGCCCGAACGAGCCCGCCAGGAACGTGAGGTCGCCGATGGTGAACGCGCCAGAGGCCGTCCGGTAGATGATGACGGCGTAGGCGGCGTAGTAGCCCAGGCTGCCGACGGCGGAGAGCAGGCCGCCCCAACTCGCGCGGCGGATCGCGAGGGTCCGGTTGGCGCGGTAGTAGGAGTCCGCGAGGGTCTGGTAACGCGTCGCGAGGTAGTCGTTGAGGCCGAAGACCTTGACCTCTTTCGCCGTCTCGTCGCTCGCGCCGATGTAGCGGAGGTAGTCCAGTTCGCGCCGCTCAGGCGTCCACGAGTAGGCGAGGCTGTAGCTCTGCGCGTTGAAGTGCGCTTCGCCCAGAAACGCGGGCAGGAGCGCGAGCGCCAGCAGCGCCAGAAGCCCCGGCGCGTACGCCGCGAGGCCGATGCCGAGCGAGATGACCGTGATGCTGTCCTGCATCTGGCCGAACACCTGGCTGAGGAGCACCAGCCGCCCGGTCGTCTGCCGCCGCGCGCGTTCGAGGTGGTCGTAGAAGTCGGCGTCCTCGAAGTGCGCGAGGTCGAGCGCGGCGGCGTGGCGCATGAGGCGCACGCTGGTCTCGTTGGTGAACAGGTCGCCCAGGAGCGAGTCGCACAGCGCGGTCGCGCGTCCCAGCACGTCGCTCAGGACCGCCAGCCCGAGTTCAGCGGCGAGCAGCCACGCCAGAGGCTGAAGGGCATCCGCCCACGCTCCCAGTCCGCCGAGGTCCGCCCCTGTCCCGGCCACGCGCACCACCTCGTCCACGACGAGCTTGCCCACCCACAGCATCGTGACCGGCACGAGCGCGCGAACGAGCCGGAGCGCGAGGTTGGCCGCAAACAGCGCGGGGCTCGTGCTCCACACGAGGCGGAAGAGCGGCGGCAGGTGGCGCAGCGCGCCCAGCCTCTGGCGGAAGGTGAGATCGGCGGCGGCGGAGCGCCCGCCCCGGCCCTGCGTCGCGCGTGCCGCTCTGCGGTCGCCCCGGGCGCCGGTGGAGTTGGAAGCCATGCCGCTGCCACGCGCAGGCGCCGATGGGGTTCGCCCTAGGCAGGGTCTCGCCAGAGGCCTCTGGCGAAGACGGCGTGGCGAAAGCGCTACCGGAGCGCCGTGCGAGAACCGCGACCGGGCCACAGGCTTGCAAGGGCGAACACCCCGGGTGCCACCTATGCAAGCCCTCTTCGATCTCGACGCCTTCGCCGCAGATGTGCAGGCCCAGCGGGAGGCGCATGTCCAGCGCGCGCCGTCGGTGGAGCAGGCCGAGGCCGTCGTGGACGCCGCGCTCGCGCTGCTTTTCCCGGCCTACGCTAGAGGCGGCGACGTGCGCGCCGAGGCGCTCCGCTTCCAGGACCTCGTGCGCGACCTCCTGACGCCCGTCGTGCCCGAGCGCGCCGGGCCTCTGGCGGCGGCCACGCTCGCCGAGCTCCCGCGCCTGCGCCAGAGGCTGTGCGAGGACGCCGAGGCCACGGCCTCTGGCGACCCGGCGGCCGAGAGCGTGGACGAGGTGGTGCTGGCGTACCCCGGCTTTTTCGCGACGGCTGTGCACCGCCTCGCGCACTGCCTCTGGCGGCAGAGCGTGCCGCTCGTGCCGCGCCTGCTCGCCGAGGTCGCGCACCGGCAGACGGGCGTCGACATCCACCCGGGCGCGCAGATCGGGCACTCGTTCGCCATCGACCACGGCACGGGCGTCGTGATCGGCGAGACCGCCATCGTGGGCGACCGCGTGCGCGTGTTTCAGGGCGTCACGCTCGGCGCGCTGTTCGTCGAGAAGGCCCTTGCGCAGACCAAGCGCCACCCCACGATCGAGGACGACGTCGTGCTCTACGCCAACGCGACCGTCCTCGGCGGCGAGACGGTCGTCGGCGCGGGCAGCACAGTCGGCGGCAACGTGTGGCTGACGCGCTCGGTCCCGCCCGGCTCGGTCGTGACGCACAAAGCGCAGCTCCGCACGCAGGACGGCCGCACGCAGCCCATGCCCGAGTACGTCATCTAGCGCGCCCCGCCAGAGGCCTCTGGCGACCCGACTTCCGCGCTGCCTCTGGCGTCAGAGGCGCGCCCCCTCTTTCGTAGACAAACCCCCACGACCATGCCGTTCGACAATGTCCTCGCCACCATCGGCGACACCCCCCACGTCAAGATCAACCGCCTCTTCGGCCCCGACGCCAACGTCTGGATCAAGCTGGAGCGGGCCAACCCCGGCGGCTCCATCAAGGACCGCATCGCGCTCTCGATGGTCGAGGCCGCCGAGGCATCTGGCGCGCTTAAGCCCGGCGGGACGATCGTGGAGCCGACGAGCGGCAACACGGGCGTCGGCCTCGCGATGGTGGGCGCCGTAAAGGGCTACCGCGTGATCCTCGCGATGCCCGAGTCCATGTCCGTCGAGCGCCGTCGCCTCATGGCAGCCTACGGCGCCGAGTTCGTCCTCACGCCAGCGGCCGACGGCATGAAGGGCGCGATCGCGGGCGCGCAGAAGGTGCTCGATGAGACCGAGGGCGCGTGGATGCCGCAGCAGTTCGAGAACCCCGCCAACCCGGCGATCCACGAAGAGACCAGCGCGAGAGAGATCGTCGCCGACTTCCCGGATGGCCTCGACGCTCTTATCACGGGCGTCGGGACCGGCGGCCACATCACGGGCGTGGCGCACGTGCTCAAGCGCGAGATGACCGGCGTCCAGGTCTTCGCCGTCGAGCCCGAGGCGTCCAACGTGATCTCGGGCGGCGAGCCGGGCCCGCACCCCATCCAGGGCATCGGCGCCGGCTGGCTCCCCGCCAACCTCGACACCGACGCGCTCGACGGCGCGATCCAGGTCTCGGGCGAGGAGGCCAAGGAGTACGCCCGCCGCGCCGCTCGCGAGGAAGGCCTGCTGATCGGCATCTCCTCTGGCGCCTCGCTCGCGGCCGTCGCGAAGAAGCTGCCGGAGCTAGAGCCCGGCGCCCGCGTGCTGACCTACTGCTACGACACCGGCGAGCGGTACCTCTCCGTCGAGGACCTCTTCTCGATGCCGGAGAACGGCTGATCCCGGCGCCTCTGGCGAGACCGACTCGCCAGAGGCGCGCTTCTCAACACCGCGTTGCCGTCTCGCCAGAGGCCACCGCGCGGCCTGTCGGGCTGCTGCTACGATCGCGCAAAGCCCCGACCCTGTCATCCCGAACGCACGTGAGGGATCTAGTCGCACCCAACTCCGTGCGCGCCAGAGGCTATGGAGTATCCGGCGAGTAGATCCCTTCCCTCCCGCTGGTTCGGGACAGGCTCCGCTCCGCTTCCCTCGGGATAACAGGCTTGGAGCCTCTGGCGCCAGCGGGCCGGTTCACCCCTCACCCTCTCCCCGGGGGAGAGGGGACCTGATCTGGAAGGGTGGGAGGTTGCCCGAGGCGCCAGAGGCCTCTGGCGGCGCGCCCCACGCG carries:
- a CDS encoding ABC transporter ATP-binding protein gives rise to the protein MASNSTGARGDRRAARATQGRGGRSAAADLTFRQRLGALRHLPPLFRLVWSTSPALFAANLALRLVRALVPVTMLWVGKLVVDEVVRVAGTGADLGGLGAWADALQPLAWLLAAELGLAVLSDVLGRATALCDSLLGDLFTNETSVRLMRHAAALDLAHFEDADFYDHLERARRQTTGRLVLLSQVFGQMQDSITVISLGIGLAAYAPGLLALLALALLPAFLGEAHFNAQSYSLAYSWTPERRELDYLRYIGASDETAKEVKVFGLNDYLATRYQTLADSYYRANRTLAIRRASWGGLLSAVGSLGYYAAYAVIIYRTASGAFTIGDLTFLAGSFGRMRALLEGMLASFSTVSGQALYLEDLFSFFEIEPQVASSPEAVPVPEPIARGFVFENVGFRYPGSEHWAVRGLSFTLHAGEALALVGENGAGKTTLVKLLARLYDPEEGRILLDGRDLREYDLDSLRSAVGVIFQDFVRYHLTASENIAVGRIAEREDRPRIETSAQRSLADSVIESLPEGYEQTLGKRFKTGVDLSGGQWQKVALGRAYMRDAQLLILDEPTAALDARAEYEVFERFKDLTEGKTAVLISHRFSTVRMADRILVLDQGRVEQVGTHEELLASGGRYAELFELQAQGYR
- the cysK gene encoding cysteine synthase A produces the protein MPFDNVLATIGDTPHVKINRLFGPDANVWIKLERANPGGSIKDRIALSMVEAAEASGALKPGGTIVEPTSGNTGVGLAMVGAVKGYRVILAMPESMSVERRRLMAAYGAEFVLTPAADGMKGAIAGAQKVLDETEGAWMPQQFENPANPAIHEETSAREIVADFPDGLDALITGVGTGGHITGVAHVLKREMTGVQVFAVEPEASNVISGGEPGPHPIQGIGAGWLPANLDTDALDGAIQVSGEEAKEYARRAAREEGLLIGISSGASLAAVAKKLPELEPGARVLTYCYDTGERYLSVEDLFSMPENG
- the epsC gene encoding serine O-acetyltransferase EpsC yields the protein MQALFDLDAFAADVQAQREAHVQRAPSVEQAEAVVDAALALLFPAYARGGDVRAEALRFQDLVRDLLTPVVPERAGPLAAATLAELPRLRQRLCEDAEATASGDPAAESVDEVVLAYPGFFATAVHRLAHCLWRQSVPLVPRLLAEVAHRQTGVDIHPGAQIGHSFAIDHGTGVVIGETAIVGDRVRVFQGVTLGALFVEKALAQTKRHPTIEDDVVLYANATVLGGETVVGAGSTVGGNVWLTRSVPPGSVVTHKAQLRTQDGRTQPMPEYVI